In Sphingomonas sp. JUb134, the sequence GTGGCAGAGGTCGATCCGCTGGAGGACATCTGGCTGGGCGACCTGCTGGAGCGCGGCCGTTCCGACACCCGCCCGCTGCTGGTGCTCGATCAGGTCACCGACCCGCACAATGTCGGCGCGATCCTGCGCTCGGCAGCCGCGTTCGACGCGCTCGGCATCGTGACGCAGGACCGGCATGCACCGCCGGAGTCCGGCACCGTCGCCCGCACCGCGTCGGGCGCGCTGGAGATCGTCCCCTGGGTGCGCGTGGTGAACCTCGCCCGTGCGCTCGAGGAGATCGCCGAGGCCGGCTATTGGCGCATCGGCCTGACCGGCAACACCGACCTGACGCTCGACCAGGCGATGGGCTCGGACAAGGTCGCGCTGGTGCTGGGCGCCGAGGGCGAAGGCATGCGCCAGAACACCGCGGCGCATTGCGACGTGCTCGCGCGGTTGCCGATCAGCGATCAGATCGAAAGCCTGAACGTCTCCAACGCAGCGGCCATCGCGCTCTACGCGGCGGCGACACGGCGCGGCTGAGGCGGACGACGGGGGCGCGGCTTCGGCCGTGTCCCCTCGCCTTTGCACCCGGGACAATCGCGGCTACTCCTGCAGGCATGAAGTGTTTCCTCAGCTGTGCAGCATTGCTGCTCGCCGTACCCGTCGTTGCGAGTGCCCAGGTCGCCCGTCCCGCCCCAGCCGCCAAGCAGGCGGCGCAAGGCATGGTCAGCGCTTCGGACCCCCGGGCCGCGGCGGCGGGCGTCGAGATGCTGCGCGCCGGCGGCAGCGCCACCGATGCCGCGATCGCGACGCTGCTCGCGCTCAATGTGGTCGAGCCGCAGAACTCCGGCATCGGCGGCGGCGGCTTCTGGGTCGGGCATGATGCCAGGACCGGAAAGCTCCTGACCATCGACGGGCGCGAGACGGCTCCCGCGGCGGCCGATCCGCGCTGGTTCTACGCGCCCGACGGCAATCCGCTGAGTCATTCCGCGGCCGTGCCCGGCGGGCGCAGCGTGGGGGTGCCGGGCAACCTGCGCGAATGGGCGATGGCGCATGCCCGCGCCGGCAAGCTCCCCTGGGCGAAGCTGTTCGAGCCGGCGATCCGCCTCGCCCGCGACGGCTTTCGCATCACCCAGCGCCTCAACGCCGGGATCGACCGCTTCGGCAGCCACATCGACGCGTGGGCGCGGACAAAATATCTAACGCCGGACGGCAAGGCGCTGCCGGTAGGCACGCTGCTCAAGAACCCCGAACAGGCCGCCTTGTTCGAGCGCCTGGCACGGCTGGGCCCGGACAGCTTCTATGTGGGGCCGGACGCGCAGAAGCTCGTTACCACCGTCAACACCGCCGCCCGCAACCCGTCGAAGATGACCGCGGGCGACCTCGCCAGCTACGATGCCAAGGAACGCGCGCCGGTGTGCGGCAGCTACCGCGCCTATCGCATCTGCGGCATGGGCCCGCCCTCGTCCGGCGGCGTCGCGGTGCTGATGATCCTGAAGCAGCTCGAACGCTTCGACATGGCGAAGCTGGGTAAGGACTCCCCGGTCGCCTGGCACCTGATCGCCGAGAGCCAGCGGCTCGCCTATGCCGATCGCGACATGTACCTGGCCGATCCCGACCATGTGACGGTGCCGGTCAAGGGACTGCTCGACCGTACGTACATCGCCGCGCGCTCGGCCCTGATTTCGCCCGACCGGACAATGGCGAGC encodes:
- the ggt gene encoding gamma-glutamyltransferase, yielding MKCFLSCAALLLAVPVVASAQVARPAPAAKQAAQGMVSASDPRAAAAGVEMLRAGGSATDAAIATLLALNVVEPQNSGIGGGGFWVGHDARTGKLLTIDGRETAPAAADPRWFYAPDGNPLSHSAAVPGGRSVGVPGNLREWAMAHARAGKLPWAKLFEPAIRLARDGFRITQRLNAGIDRFGSHIDAWARTKYLTPDGKALPVGTLLKNPEQAALFERLARLGPDSFYVGPDAQKLVTTVNTAARNPSKMTAGDLASYDAKERAPVCGSYRAYRICGMGPPSSGGVAVLMILKQLERFDMAKLGKDSPVAWHLIAESQRLAYADRDMYLADPDHVTVPVKGLLDRTYIAARSALISPDRTMASVAPGTPAGAPARIRVQQSEVPGTTHVSATDARGNAVSVTSTVEGYFGSGLSVNGTMLNNELTDFDIVPEKNGHLVANRVEGGKRPRSSMSPTIVYGPDGRVRLVIGAAGGSTIIAQVAKAVIAVIDWRMTAQDAIGLGLIYAPGRIATLEQGTQLDAMAPALEALGEPVKIAPMGLKANAVERVGGRWVGGADPRSEGVAMRQDGTVVEIKRVGGFGTRPPE
- the rlmB gene encoding 23S rRNA (guanosine(2251)-2'-O)-methyltransferase RlmB, which gives rise to MARRGHRPSQGSPQRPRFWGRHAVLAALANPERTVRKLWGTHEALSQLDLPSTLTVTYAEAADLGRLVPNDAPHQGMVAEVDPLEDIWLGDLLERGRSDTRPLLVLDQVTDPHNVGAILRSAAAFDALGIVTQDRHAPPESGTVARTASGALEIVPWVRVVNLARALEEIAEAGYWRIGLTGNTDLTLDQAMGSDKVALVLGAEGEGMRQNTAAHCDVLARLPISDQIESLNVSNAAAIALYAAATRRG